One Halostella limicola genomic window carries:
- a CDS encoding glycoside hydrolase family 2 protein, which produces MTGTWTAAAVDPNDDGTPPDAEEWVDVTVPGRPERFAGEDAVAYRLRFDDPRAGDAQRTVLELRGLYAHARVWMNGELLGDHDAYFAPARYEFDPEERNELVVECRAPEDAFGGVQATETLPDEAAVPGIWWDAQVRVRPATFLDDLSVAPRFDGDDAAIEAAVTVDAEEPIDDYVTLSLRPEGFRGGGAMERVRVAADAGERTTVTREMAVRDPSPWWPQDHGPQHRYTVRAKLGDTSVSETTGFRTVSYDEDDGLLVNGRRVRARGVNVLPAADPAADVERAAEANANLVRAHAHVPPREFHEACDETGLLVWQDLPLTGPREYDVDRGRELAAALVDEYGHHPSIGAYGVHDDPRDPFAEPLGAGRTSRYRFRWRAWRTEYDHGADESVAEAFPDEVPTFPVAGPPGTAPDAAHLYPGWKYGAATDAEWLLDRYPDLGRVVSEYGAGALAADVDGPVPGFDAEAHAAKVDADGIDASQAYQTATLKTVTDALRRRGTDVAAAFALRDPAPGAGMGVLAHDGTEKTSYEALARSFEPVQTVLDGPPSPGAVGVTVVNDGPDPVEPTLSWAAGDAEGTETVTVDPGERVDAGAASIPPDAESLELLLTLSDRTVFNEYRL; this is translated from the coding sequence ATGACGGGCACGTGGACAGCGGCGGCGGTCGATCCGAACGACGACGGAACGCCTCCGGACGCCGAGGAGTGGGTCGACGTGACAGTGCCCGGACGCCCCGAGCGGTTCGCGGGCGAGGACGCGGTGGCGTACCGCCTGCGGTTCGACGACCCCCGCGCCGGCGACGCCCAGCGGACGGTGCTGGAACTCCGCGGCCTGTACGCCCACGCCCGGGTCTGGATGAACGGCGAACTGCTCGGCGACCACGACGCCTACTTCGCGCCGGCGAGATACGAGTTCGACCCCGAAGAACGCAACGAGCTCGTCGTCGAGTGCCGCGCGCCCGAGGACGCCTTCGGCGGGGTGCAGGCGACCGAGACGCTCCCCGACGAGGCCGCGGTCCCCGGTATCTGGTGGGACGCGCAGGTCCGCGTCCGCCCCGCGACGTTCCTCGACGACCTCTCGGTCGCGCCGCGGTTCGACGGCGACGACGCCGCGATCGAGGCGGCGGTCACCGTCGACGCCGAGGAGCCGATCGACGACTACGTCACGCTCTCGCTCCGCCCCGAGGGCTTTCGCGGCGGCGGCGCGATGGAGCGGGTCCGGGTCGCCGCCGACGCGGGCGAGCGAACGACCGTCACGCGCGAGATGGCGGTGCGGGACCCCTCGCCGTGGTGGCCGCAGGACCACGGCCCCCAGCACCGCTACACTGTCCGGGCGAAACTCGGCGACACGTCCGTCAGCGAGACGACCGGCTTCCGAACGGTCTCGTACGACGAGGACGACGGGCTGCTGGTCAACGGCCGGCGGGTGCGAGCCCGCGGCGTGAACGTCCTCCCCGCCGCCGACCCAGCGGCCGACGTGGAACGAGCGGCCGAGGCGAATGCGAATCTGGTACGCGCGCACGCGCACGTCCCGCCGCGCGAGTTCCACGAGGCGTGTGACGAGACCGGGCTACTGGTCTGGCAGGACCTCCCGCTCACTGGCCCCCGGGAGTACGACGTCGACCGCGGGCGCGAACTCGCGGCGGCGCTCGTCGACGAGTACGGCCACCACCCCAGTATCGGCGCGTACGGCGTCCACGACGACCCGCGCGACCCGTTCGCGGAGCCGCTCGGGGCCGGACGGACGAGCAGGTACCGCTTCCGCTGGCGCGCCTGGCGGACCGAGTACGACCACGGCGCCGACGAGTCGGTCGCCGAGGCGTTCCCCGACGAGGTGCCGACGTTTCCGGTGGCCGGGCCGCCCGGGACCGCGCCAGACGCCGCGCACCTCTACCCGGGGTGGAAGTACGGCGCGGCGACCGACGCCGAGTGGCTCCTCGACCGCTACCCCGACCTGGGCCGGGTCGTCTCCGAGTACGGAGCCGGCGCGCTCGCGGCCGACGTCGACGGCCCCGTGCCGGGGTTCGACGCCGAGGCCCACGCCGCGAAGGTCGACGCGGACGGCATCGACGCCTCGCAGGCGTACCAGACGGCGACGCTGAAAACCGTCACCGACGCGCTCCGCCGGCGCGGAACGGACGTGGCGGCGGCGTTCGCGCTCCGGGACCCCGCGCCGGGCGCGGGCATGGGCGTCCTCGCGCACGACGGGACGGAGAAGACGAGCTACGAGGCGCTCGCCCGCTCGTTCGAACCCGTCCAGACAGTCCTCGACGGACCGCCGTCGCCCGGAGCCGTCGGCGTGACCGTCGTCAACGACGGGCCGGACCCGGTCGAGCCCACGCTCTCGTGGGCGGCGGGCGACGCGGAGGGGACGGAGACGGTGACCGTCGATCCGGGCGAGCGGGTAGACGCGGGTGCGGCGTCGATACCGCCGGACGCGGAGTCGCTCGAACTCCTCCTGACGCTGTCCGACCGCACCGTCTTCAACGAGTACCGTTTATAA
- a CDS encoding DUF371 domain-containing protein codes for MEETIRARGHENVTAEHGSTFEVTTDDYLTPAGDCILAVEADRAPADFDPDFVEACRDADATITATFEVGGYAETVRGRGDPDLELSSERSMVGRTSDYVDERTFLLGAEFAAAGFDRDLVEALADGADLTVTVRVE; via the coding sequence ATGGAAGAGACCATCCGCGCTCGCGGCCACGAGAACGTGACCGCCGAGCACGGGAGCACCTTCGAGGTGACGACGGACGACTACCTCACGCCCGCCGGCGACTGCATCCTCGCGGTCGAGGCCGACCGCGCCCCCGCCGACTTCGACCCCGACTTCGTCGAGGCCTGCCGGGACGCGGACGCCACCATCACCGCCACCTTCGAGGTGGGCGGGTACGCGGAGACCGTGCGGGGCCGGGGCGACCCCGACCTCGAACTCTCCAGCGAGCGCAGCATGGTGGGCCGCACCAGCGACTACGTCGACGAGCGGACGTTCCTGCTCGGCGCGGAGTTCGCCGCCGCCGGGTTCGACCGCGACCTGGTCGAGGCGCTGGCGGACGGCGCTGACCTGACCGTGACCGTCCGCGTCGAATAG
- a CDS encoding endonuclease III domain-containing protein, whose protein sequence is MSDEPTENISGGESGGGRAAEFDAADDPTTRSEAVVDRLGGMYWQKAYGGRDAFECLVRTILSQNTSDKASQPAHDALMERYGGGEARAGDRDLAESLAEAERSELAETISGAGLYNQKSKVLIRAAEWVLEEFGSEAAFDEFVRSGEPSAVRERLLSVNGVGPKTADCVLLFSGGRGGVFPVDTHVHRIARRLGLAPPDADHEGVRAELERTVPAEKCGFGHTAMIQFGREYCTARKPACLEGPEACPMEDLCDQVGVYPATGEVEDPADAAAESD, encoded by the coding sequence ATGTCCGACGAGCCGACGGAGAACATCAGCGGCGGCGAGAGCGGCGGCGGCCGCGCCGCGGAGTTCGACGCCGCGGACGACCCGACGACCCGATCGGAGGCCGTCGTCGACCGCCTCGGCGGCATGTACTGGCAGAAGGCCTACGGCGGCCGTGACGCCTTCGAGTGTCTGGTCCGCACGATCCTGAGCCAGAACACAAGCGACAAGGCGAGCCAACCCGCTCACGATGCGCTGATGGAGCGGTACGGGGGTGGCGAGGCGCGAGCTGGCGACAGGGACCTCGCCGAGTCGCTCGCCGAGGCCGAGCGATCGGAACTCGCCGAGACCATCTCCGGCGCGGGCCTGTACAACCAGAAGTCGAAGGTGCTGATCCGTGCGGCCGAGTGGGTCTTGGAGGAGTTCGGCTCCGAGGCGGCGTTCGACGAGTTCGTGCGGTCGGGGGAGCCGTCCGCGGTCCGCGAGCGGCTCCTCTCGGTCAACGGCGTCGGGCCGAAGACGGCCGACTGCGTGCTGCTGTTCTCGGGCGGCCGCGGCGGCGTCTTCCCGGTCGACACGCACGTCCACCGAATCGCGCGCCGCCTCGGCCTCGCGCCGCCGGACGCCGACCACGAGGGAGTGCGCGCGGAACTGGAGCGGACGGTACCGGCGGAGAAGTGCGGCTTCGGTCACACGGCGATGATCCAGTTCGGCCGCGAGTACTGCACGGCGCGCAAGCCGGCCTGCCTGGAGGGGCCCGAGGCGTGCCCGATGGAGGACCTCTGCGACCAGGTGGGCGTCTACCCGGCGACCGGCGAGGTCGAGGACCCCGCGGACGCCGCCGCGGAGAGCGATTAG
- a CDS encoding EamA family transporter gives MTNAAILFALAAMVSWGVWAVLADVATRYIDPVSAMIFSYATSVGIALAYVYARDQPVATARTGVAVALGAGVFAGIAAVAFYAGLERGQTSVVTTVSALYFVVAAVIGVAVFGETVEATDVAGVGFAVLAVALLAR, from the coding sequence ATGACGAACGCGGCGATACTGTTCGCGCTGGCGGCGATGGTCTCGTGGGGCGTGTGGGCGGTGCTCGCCGACGTGGCGACGCGGTACATCGACCCCGTCTCCGCGATGATCTTCTCCTACGCGACGAGCGTCGGCATCGCGCTGGCGTACGTCTACGCGCGGGACCAGCCCGTGGCGACGGCGAGGACCGGCGTGGCGGTCGCGCTCGGCGCGGGCGTGTTCGCGGGCATCGCGGCCGTCGCCTTCTACGCGGGGCTGGAGCGAGGGCAGACGAGCGTCGTCACTACCGTCAGCGCGCTGTACTTCGTCGTCGCGGCGGTGATCGGCGTCGCCGTCTTCGGCGAGACCGTCGAGGCGACCGACGTCGCCGGCGTCGGCTTCGCCGTGCTGGCCGTCGCGCTGCTGGCGCGCTAA
- a CDS encoding beta-CASP ribonuclease aCPSF1: MSSVDQQLDDLRTEITSELPNDITVSDVKYEGPELVVYTRDPKKFAQKGDLIRKLASKLRKRITVRPDPDVLSKPRDAREQIMAVIPDEAGVTDLDFHADTGEVVIEAEKPGMVIGRHGSTLREITQEVGWTPEVVRTPPIESSTVSNVRNFLKQERDERRDILERVGRQIHREEMSDDEFVRITTLGCCREVGRAAFILSTPETRILIDCGDKPGAEGEVPYLQVPEALGAGAQNIDAVVLTHAHLDHSALIPLLFKYGYDGPIYTTEPTRDLMGLLQLDYLDVAAKEGRAPPYDSEMVREAIKHTIPLEYGDVTDIAPDVKLTLHNAGHILGSAVSHFHIGDGLYNVAFSGDIHYDDTRLFNGAVNDFPRVETLVLESTYGGRNDYQTDQEDSERKLKRVINETHDRGGKVLIPAFAVGRSQEMMLVLEEAMREGDIPEMPVHLDGMIWEATAIHTTYPEYLRDDLRDRIFHEDENPFLADQFNHIDGGEEERREVADGGPCIVLSTSGMVTGGPIMSWLRHLGGEEESTLTFVGYQAQGTLGRRIQNGWDEIPINDRDSSGRRGGNTLTLNMDVETVDGFSGHADRQGLENFVKTMNPRPEKVLCVHGDESSTQDLSSALYHDYNMRTFAPKNLETFRFV; this comes from the coding sequence ATGAGTTCAGTTGACCAACAACTCGACGACCTGCGCACAGAGATCACGAGCGAACTCCCGAACGACATCACGGTGTCCGACGTCAAGTACGAGGGCCCCGAACTCGTCGTGTACACGCGCGATCCGAAGAAGTTCGCGCAGAAGGGCGACCTCATCCGAAAGCTCGCCAGCAAGCTCCGCAAGCGCATCACCGTTCGCCCCGACCCCGACGTCCTCTCGAAGCCCCGCGACGCTCGCGAACAGATCATGGCCGTCATCCCCGACGAGGCGGGCGTGACGGATCTGGACTTCCACGCTGACACCGGCGAAGTGGTCATCGAGGCCGAGAAGCCCGGCATGGTGATCGGTCGCCACGGGAGCACCCTCCGCGAGATAACGCAGGAGGTCGGCTGGACGCCCGAGGTCGTCCGCACGCCGCCGATCGAGTCCTCCACCGTCTCGAACGTCCGCAACTTCCTGAAGCAGGAGCGCGACGAGCGCCGCGACATCTTGGAGCGCGTCGGCCGCCAGATCCACCGCGAGGAGATGTCCGACGACGAGTTCGTCCGTATCACCACGCTCGGCTGCTGCCGCGAGGTCGGCCGCGCCGCCTTCATCCTCTCGACGCCCGAGACGCGCATCCTCATCGACTGCGGCGACAAGCCCGGCGCCGAGGGCGAGGTGCCGTACCTGCAGGTGCCCGAGGCGCTCGGTGCGGGTGCGCAGAACATCGACGCCGTCGTCCTGACCCACGCCCATCTCGACCACTCCGCGCTCATCCCCCTCCTGTTCAAGTACGGCTACGACGGCCCCATCTACACCACCGAACCGACGCGCGACCTGATGGGCCTCCTCCAGCTGGACTACCTGGACGTCGCCGCGAAGGAGGGCCGCGCGCCCCCGTACGACTCCGAGATGGTCCGCGAGGCGATCAAACACACCATCCCGCTGGAGTACGGCGACGTCACCGACATCGCGCCGGACGTGAAGCTCACGCTGCACAACGCCGGCCACATCCTCGGGAGCGCCGTCTCCCACTTCCACATCGGCGACGGCCTCTACAACGTCGCGTTCTCCGGCGACATCCACTACGACGACACCCGCCTGTTCAACGGCGCGGTCAACGACTTCCCCCGTGTCGAGACGCTCGTTCTGGAGTCCACTTACGGCGGCCGCAACGACTACCAGACCGATCAGGAGGACTCCGAGCGCAAGCTCAAGCGGGTGATTAACGAGACGCACGACCGCGGCGGGAAGGTGCTCATCCCCGCGTTCGCGGTGGGGCGCTCCCAGGAGATGATGCTCGTCCTCGAGGAGGCGATGCGCGAGGGCGACATCCCCGAGATGCCCGTCCACCTCGACGGGATGATCTGGGAGGCGACGGCCATCCACACCACCTACCCCGAGTACCTGCGCGACGACCTCCGCGACCGCATCTTCCACGAGGACGAGAACCCCTTCCTCGCCGACCAGTTCAACCACATCGACGGCGGCGAGGAGGAGCGCCGCGAGGTCGCCGACGGCGGCCCCTGCATCGTCCTCTCGACCTCCGGGATGGTCACCGGCGGCCCCATCATGTCGTGGCTCCGCCACCTCGGCGGCGAGGAGGAGAGCACGCTCACCTTCGTCGGCTACCAGGCCCAGGGGACGCTCGGCCGCCGCATCCAGAACGGCTGGGACGAGATCCCGATCAACGACCGCGACAGCAGCGGCCGCCGGGGCGGCAACACGCTCACGCTGAACATGGACGTCGAGACCGTCGACGGCTTCTCCGGCCACGCCGACCGCCAGGGCCTGGAGAACTTCGTGAAGACGATGAACCCGCGCCCCGAGAAGGTGCTGTGCGTCCACGGCGACGAGTCCTCGACGCAGGACCTCTCCTCGGCGCTGTACCACGACTACAACATGCGGACGTTCGCGCCGAAGAACCTGGAGACGTTCCGCTTCGTCTGA
- a CDS encoding DICT sensory domain-containing protein, with product MALADFIEATEAEEQTVVEYSPSPSSELEELFATRNVQVVHRTLPDDGSRGFVVVRRGGDFYGALSLAAIERALAPSVGAPGARAEAAFRDFLDLFDETVFTAYDRRKMLATSREIEDRAWRVGRGALYAGFQSADALQRQARLYGQFGEKEDLDVHVYLADDWESPALDAVTIHAESAAEIGDVWFVVFESPDEMYTCALIAEERSAGEFYGFWTYDPDTVGDVVAYLRGTY from the coding sequence ATGGCGCTCGCGGACTTCATCGAGGCGACCGAGGCGGAGGAGCAGACCGTCGTCGAGTACTCGCCCTCGCCGTCGTCGGAGCTGGAGGAGCTGTTCGCGACGCGCAACGTCCAGGTGGTTCACCGGACGCTCCCGGACGACGGGAGCCGCGGGTTCGTCGTCGTCAGGCGCGGCGGCGACTTCTACGGCGCGCTCTCGCTCGCGGCGATCGAGCGCGCGCTCGCACCGTCCGTGGGAGCCCCTGGCGCGCGCGCCGAGGCGGCGTTTCGCGACTTCCTCGATCTCTTCGACGAGACGGTGTTCACCGCCTACGACCGCCGGAAGATGCTCGCGACGTCCAGGGAGATAGAGGACCGCGCCTGGCGGGTCGGCCGGGGCGCGCTGTACGCCGGGTTCCAGTCGGCGGACGCGCTGCAGCGCCAGGCGCGACTGTACGGGCAGTTCGGCGAGAAAGAGGACCTCGACGTCCACGTCTACCTCGCCGACGACTGGGAGTCGCCCGCGCTCGACGCCGTCACGATCCACGCCGAGTCCGCCGCCGAGATCGGCGACGTGTGGTTCGTCGTCTTCGAGTCCCCCGACGAGATGTACACCTGCGCCCTGATCGCGGAGGAGCGCTCCGCCGGGGAGTTCTACGGTTTCTGGACCTACGACCCCGACACGGTCGGCGACGTCGTCGCCTACCTCCGCGGGACGTACTAA
- a CDS encoding DUF7344 domain-containing protein — MASDHIDDVLVTLSDPRRRHVLYYLQQHGSASIEELADVLTGWLTVADDIVVTPKRRQDVRLGLYHSHLPALADVDLVSYDQSSGDVSLESLPDYVDALLGETLTVERRESPRAATVSDGPSREE; from the coding sequence ATGGCATCCGATCACATCGACGACGTGCTGGTTACGCTCAGCGACCCACGGCGACGGCACGTGCTGTACTACCTGCAGCAGCACGGCTCAGCCTCGATCGAGGAATTAGCGGACGTGCTCACCGGCTGGCTGACCGTCGCGGACGACATCGTCGTCACGCCGAAGCGCCGACAGGACGTCAGGCTGGGACTCTACCACTCGCACCTGCCCGCGCTCGCCGACGTGGACCTGGTCTCGTACGACCAGTCGAGCGGCGACGTCTCGCTCGAATCGCTCCCCGACTACGTCGACGCGCTGCTGGGGGAAACGCTCACCGTCGAACGGCGCGAGTCCCCCCGGGCCGCGACGGTGTCGGACGGCCCGTCCCGCGAGGAGTGA
- the proS gene encoding proline--tRNA ligase — protein MSGEQELGITESKEHSPGEWYAEVVQKAGLADYAPMGGFIITRPRGYALWESIQDHLDGWFKETGVDNAYFPMFIPESFLEREKDIVEGFDPEVAWVTKGGHEELEERLAVRPTSESIIAPFMAQWTRSHRDLPLRLNQWCSVVRWEATETKPFFRTKEFLWQEGHTAHETEDEAWDETMTRLDQYERLYEDVLAIPVLRGRKPPHDKFPGADTTTTVEALMPDGKSVQGGTSHYLGQSFAEAFDITFLDENEEEKVAHTTSWGLSWRALGALIMTHSDDQGLVLPPTVAPTQVAIVPIWQEDTKDEVLQYSAEIAAELEDAGVSVELDDRDERNPGFKFNEHELNGVPVRFEIGPNEVEDERVTVVHRPDGETIEEERSGIVDAVEDHFDAVYDKLYAAAEENLEENIREAHSPEDILGTIGRYGGYVKTPWCGDEACETAIKEEIAAEIVMTPLDRDEEPLDDECGVCGDEATETAYFAKSY, from the coding sequence ATGAGTGGCGAGCAGGAGCTCGGGATAACCGAGAGCAAGGAGCACAGCCCCGGCGAGTGGTACGCCGAGGTCGTCCAGAAGGCGGGTCTCGCGGACTACGCGCCGATGGGCGGGTTCATCATCACCCGTCCCCGCGGGTACGCCCTCTGGGAGTCGATCCAGGACCACCTCGACGGCTGGTTCAAGGAGACGGGCGTCGACAACGCCTACTTCCCGATGTTCATCCCCGAGAGCTTCCTCGAACGGGAGAAGGACATCGTCGAGGGGTTCGACCCCGAGGTGGCGTGGGTCACCAAGGGCGGCCACGAGGAACTGGAGGAACGACTCGCCGTCCGCCCGACGAGCGAGAGCATCATCGCGCCGTTCATGGCCCAGTGGACGCGGAGCCACCGCGACTTGCCCCTGCGTCTGAACCAGTGGTGTAGCGTCGTCCGGTGGGAGGCCACCGAGACGAAGCCGTTCTTCCGCACCAAGGAGTTCCTCTGGCAGGAGGGCCACACCGCCCACGAGACCGAGGACGAGGCCTGGGACGAGACGATGACCCGCCTCGACCAGTACGAGCGCCTCTACGAGGACGTGCTCGCCATCCCGGTGCTGCGCGGTCGCAAGCCGCCCCACGACAAGTTCCCCGGCGCCGACACGACGACCACCGTCGAGGCGCTGATGCCCGACGGTAAGTCCGTGCAGGGCGGCACCAGCCACTACCTCGGCCAGTCGTTCGCCGAGGCGTTCGACATCACCTTCCTCGACGAGAACGAGGAGGAGAAGGTCGCCCACACCACCTCGTGGGGGCTCTCCTGGCGCGCGCTCGGCGCACTGATCATGACCCACAGCGACGACCAGGGGCTCGTCCTCCCGCCGACGGTCGCCCCCACGCAGGTCGCCATCGTCCCCATCTGGCAGGAGGACACCAAAGACGAGGTGCTCCAGTACTCCGCCGAGATCGCCGCCGAGCTCGAAGACGCGGGCGTCAGCGTCGAACTCGACGACCGCGACGAGCGCAACCCCGGCTTCAAGTTCAACGAGCACGAGCTGAACGGCGTCCCGGTGCGCTTCGAGATCGGCCCCAACGAGGTCGAGGACGAGCGCGTGACGGTCGTCCACCGGCCCGACGGCGAGACGATCGAGGAGGAGCGCAGCGGCATCGTCGACGCCGTCGAGGACCACTTCGACGCGGTGTACGACAAGCTGTACGCCGCTGCGGAGGAGAATCTGGAGGAGAACATCCGCGAGGCCCACAGCCCCGAGGACATCCTCGGCACCATCGGCCGCTACGGCGGCTACGTGAAGACGCCGTGGTGCGGCGACGAGGCCTGCGAGACCGCCATCAAGGAGGAGATCGCCGCCGAGATCGTCATGACCCCGCTGGACCGGGACGAGGAGCCCCTCGACGACGAGTGCGGCGTCTGCGGCGACGAGGCGACGGAGACGGCCTACTTCGCGAAGTCCTACTGA